A window of Halomonas sp. H10-9-1 contains these coding sequences:
- a CDS encoding YheU family protein, which translates to MSGDRFIEVPHRMLPGETLEALLEAFVTRQGYDTTDTGEGMRGWVAELKRQLERGELIIAHDLRTETTEVMTLAQWRAFGRDLADDEEG; encoded by the coding sequence ATGAGTGGCGATCGCTTTATCGAGGTACCCCACCGCATGCTGCCGGGCGAGACCCTGGAGGCGCTGCTCGAGGCCTTCGTCACCCGCCAGGGCTACGACACCACCGATACCGGCGAGGGCATGCGCGGCTGGGTCGCCGAGCTCAAGCGCCAGCTCGAGCGCGGCGAGCTGATCATCGCCCATGACCTGCGTACCGAGACCACCGAGGTGATGACCCTCGCCCAGTGGCGCGCCTTCGGGCGTGACCTGGCCGACGACGAGGAGGGGTAG
- a CDS encoding PHP domain-containing protein, with protein MPMPPLPVRFEGDPEPLRIDLHMHSTASDGALPPAEVVALCAARGLTHMALTDHDTLEGVAEAAAAARREGLVLIAGTELSTQWRGIGIHVVGLLPDGARGPLVEGLAAQAEAREKRAWTIASRMEKIGLADALARAREQAGSERPLGRPDFARALVAAGLVPDVATAFKKYLGDGKPGDVKALWPEIGEAVGWIVDAGGVAVLAHPLRYSLTRRKRGLLLDDFTAAGGQAAELVSGFQNADVTRDLARQLQERDLYASLGSDFHFPGGHLAPGSMSPVPRTATPPVWTHPRLAPRLTSGA; from the coding sequence ATGCCAATGCCTCCACTTCCCGTTCGCTTCGAGGGCGACCCTGAGCCCCTCCGCATCGATCTGCATATGCACTCCACCGCCTCGGATGGTGCCCTGCCGCCCGCGGAGGTCGTGGCCCTTTGCGCCGCGCGCGGCCTGACCCATATGGCGCTGACCGACCACGACACCCTGGAGGGGGTGGCGGAGGCGGCGGCCGCCGCCAGGCGCGAGGGACTTGTCCTGATCGCTGGCACCGAACTCTCTACCCAGTGGCGCGGCATCGGCATCCATGTGGTGGGGCTGCTGCCCGACGGCGCCCGGGGCCCGCTGGTCGAGGGGCTGGCGGCCCAGGCCGAGGCCCGCGAGAAGCGCGCCTGGACCATCGCCTCCCGCATGGAAAAGATCGGCCTCGCCGATGCCCTGGCCAGGGCCCGGGAGCAGGCCGGCAGCGAACGCCCCCTGGGCCGCCCCGACTTCGCCCGGGCGCTGGTCGCGGCGGGGCTGGTCCCCGATGTGGCGACCGCCTTCAAGAAGTATCTGGGCGACGGCAAGCCCGGTGACGTCAAGGCGCTGTGGCCGGAGATCGGCGAGGCGGTGGGCTGGATTGTCGATGCCGGGGGCGTGGCAGTGCTCGCCCATCCCCTTCGCTATTCCCTGACGCGACGCAAGCGTGGGCTGCTACTCGACGACTTCACCGCCGCCGGCGGCCAGGCCGCCGAGCTGGTCAGCGGCTTCCAGAATGCCGACGTGACACGTGACCTGGCGCGCCAGCTCCAGGAGCGTGATCTCTACGCCTCCCTGGGCAGCGACTTCCACTTTCCCGGTGGCCACCTGGCGCCGGGCAGCATGAGCCCCGTGCCTCGTACCGCCACGCCGCCGGTATGGACCCACCCGCGGCTGGCGCCGCGACTCACCTCAGGAGCGTGA
- the zipA gene encoding cell division protein ZipA, translating into MELREWLIILGLALVTLIVVDGVRRLQRQRRIPRLDEVAEDAHGTDPDEEARKAEINWELPNGGARVVRPADYSRVQPKPKLERQEHPGPSRVLSSWKSSAPRQEVHEAVAAEPLAARVAADTDAAPMPSADRSEVAASHDAVRGAAKSEPVADVRQHDDSETEARREPTLAGLDESVPPVAASAEPAVDNGAEPLAADPRDHEDVDDDERYRLVDFDGVGDSLKSGSKRMGASVQRFGASLQKSLAERREHKRLEKARREEEKARRAAEEAERRRQADVAINEHDGDPLFAPSRPASAEANATQAPEEAVLEASRHSDKVRVHPVLEKALRHDVSAEHARLTLSEAEEIIVISVMARDDEGFSGTALLDLMLACGLRYDREMGVFHRFETEDPESRLQFSMVNGVKPGTFPIEAIDDFRTPGITLLMPLPGAEDCAAAFEAMVETAMVIVRHMGGELKDEHQSVMTAQTVEFARQRVQEFVRRNRLHRYQVN; encoded by the coding sequence ATGGAACTTAGAGAGTGGCTGATCATCCTGGGGTTGGCGCTGGTGACCCTCATCGTGGTGGATGGAGTGCGTCGCCTGCAGCGTCAACGACGTATTCCCCGCCTCGATGAGGTGGCGGAAGACGCCCACGGCACCGACCCCGACGAAGAGGCCCGCAAGGCCGAAATCAACTGGGAACTGCCCAACGGAGGGGCGCGAGTCGTCAGGCCCGCCGATTACAGCCGTGTGCAACCCAAACCCAAGCTCGAGCGCCAGGAGCATCCTGGTCCATCGCGTGTGCTTTCCAGCTGGAAGTCTTCCGCCCCCCGGCAGGAGGTGCATGAGGCGGTAGCCGCCGAGCCGCTGGCGGCTCGGGTTGCCGCCGATACCGATGCAGCCCCCATGCCGTCGGCCGACAGGTCGGAAGTGGCGGCGTCACATGACGCTGTGCGCGGCGCGGCCAAGAGCGAGCCCGTGGCGGACGTACGGCAGCATGATGACAGCGAGACGGAAGCGCGTCGCGAGCCGACCCTGGCCGGCCTCGACGAGAGCGTGCCGCCCGTCGCCGCATCCGCGGAGCCGGCGGTCGATAACGGCGCCGAGCCACTGGCCGCCGATCCCCGGGATCACGAGGATGTCGACGACGACGAGCGCTACCGCCTGGTCGACTTCGATGGTGTCGGTGACTCCCTGAAGAGCGGCTCGAAGCGCATGGGCGCCTCGGTCCAGCGCTTCGGGGCTTCGCTGCAGAAGAGCCTGGCCGAGCGGCGTGAACATAAGCGCCTGGAGAAGGCGCGTCGCGAGGAAGAGAAGGCGCGCCGGGCGGCCGAGGAGGCAGAGCGTCGGCGGCAGGCCGACGTCGCCATCAACGAGCACGACGGCGATCCGCTCTTCGCGCCCTCTCGCCCGGCGTCCGCCGAGGCCAACGCGACGCAGGCCCCCGAGGAGGCCGTCCTGGAGGCGTCCCGTCACAGCGACAAGGTGCGCGTCCATCCGGTGCTCGAGAAGGCGCTGCGGCATGACGTGAGCGCGGAGCATGCCCGCCTGACCCTCAGCGAGGCCGAGGAGATCATCGTCATCTCGGTGATGGCCCGGGATGACGAGGGCTTCTCCGGCACGGCTCTGCTCGATCTGATGCTGGCCTGTGGCCTGCGCTATGACCGCGAAATGGGCGTCTTCCACCGCTTCGAGACCGAAGATCCCGAGAGCCGTCTGCAGTTCTCCATGGTCAATGGGGTCAAGCCCGGGACCTTCCCCATCGAGGCGATCGATGATTTCCGCACGCCGGGGATCACCCTGCTGATGCCGCTGCCGGGCGCCGAGGACTGCGCTGCCGCCTTCGAGGCGATGGTCGAGACCGCCATGGTCATCGTGCGGCATATGGGTGGTGAGCTGAAGGACGAGCACCAGAGCGTGATGACCGCCCAGACGGTCGAGTTCGCCCGCCAGCGCGTGCAGGAGTTCGTGCGCCGCAATCGGCTGCATCGCTACCAGGTGAACTGA
- the mnmC gene encoding bifunctional tRNA (5-methylaminomethyl-2-thiouridine)(34)-methyltransferase MnmD/FAD-dependent 5-carboxymethylaminomethyl-2-thiouridine(34) oxidoreductase MnmC, with protein MTAAPDGLPPLAALDTARLDWRHAASGETAPHSPAFDDVYFSRHDGRAETEHVFVTGNRLAERFREWREPRPFVVGETGFGTGLNMLCAWACFDAHAAPGARLHLVSTEKFPLSREDLARALAAWPDLAERSESLVAQWPEPVAGVHRLWLDARVTLDLHLGDATERLALLDGRVDAWFLDGFAPAKNPEMWRPELFDAMAARSRPGATFATFSCAGVVKRGLAAAGFTWRKAPGFGRKREMLCGEIAAPPSDVRRRQTPWLTPPAPRPPRHVTVIGAGIAGASAAAALARRGIAVTLIDRFARAELGTTHLQGALYVKLAADTNRQSRTYLAGFLHSRRWLAWVDPRRELWRATGVLQLASSEREQSRQARFLANHPLPESVVRGLDAEAASAVAGARIDSPALDYPDAAWVRPMELCVRLAETPGITFHRGEVATLRRQDDGWMLEMRDGEAIVADQVIIAGAMESVAFAQSASLPLQPVRGQLSQLRLPPGAPELGRVVCAGGYVPPAADGMLNFGATFGPGDSDRTPRDADHQANVKELERGLPHFVAALRDAGADLSPEQLTALVGVRAASPDKTPYCGPLPDADAWREDYAVLAKDASRIPEKPGRHHAGLWISTAHGSRGMASAPLCAELLASRICDEPLPLEQPLVDHLHPGRRLIRDLIRGN; from the coding sequence TTGACCGCCGCCCCCGATGGCCTGCCGCCCCTCGCCGCCCTGGACACCGCCCGCCTCGATTGGCGCCACGCTGCCAGCGGCGAGACCGCTCCCCACTCCCCCGCCTTCGACGACGTCTATTTCTCCCGGCATGACGGTCGCGCCGAGACCGAACACGTCTTCGTCACCGGCAATCGCCTGGCGGAACGCTTCCGGGAGTGGCGGGAGCCACGCCCCTTCGTGGTCGGCGAGACTGGCTTCGGCACCGGACTCAATATGCTCTGCGCCTGGGCCTGCTTCGACGCCCATGCCGCACCGGGGGCCCGGCTGCACCTGGTCTCGACCGAGAAGTTTCCGCTCAGCCGCGAGGACCTGGCCCGGGCACTGGCCGCCTGGCCCGACCTGGCCGAGCGCAGCGAGTCGCTCGTGGCGCAATGGCCCGAGCCGGTGGCCGGCGTGCATCGGCTATGGCTCGACGCGCGGGTCACCCTCGACCTGCACCTGGGCGACGCCACCGAACGCCTGGCGCTGCTCGACGGCCGGGTCGACGCCTGGTTCCTGGACGGCTTCGCGCCCGCGAAGAACCCCGAGATGTGGCGGCCCGAACTCTTCGACGCCATGGCGGCCCGCTCACGACCGGGTGCTACCTTCGCCACTTTCAGCTGCGCTGGCGTGGTCAAGCGCGGCCTCGCGGCGGCCGGTTTCACCTGGCGCAAGGCCCCGGGCTTCGGACGCAAGCGCGAGATGCTATGTGGCGAGATCGCCGCGCCACCCAGCGATGTGCGCCGGCGACAGACCCCCTGGCTCACCCCGCCGGCGCCTCGTCCACCACGCCATGTCACGGTCATCGGTGCCGGCATCGCCGGTGCCAGCGCCGCCGCCGCCCTGGCCCGGCGCGGTATCGCCGTTACCTTGATCGACCGCTTCGCGCGTGCCGAACTCGGGACCACCCACCTGCAGGGCGCCCTCTACGTCAAGCTCGCCGCCGACACCAACCGGCAGAGCCGGACCTACCTGGCCGGTTTCCTGCACAGCCGCCGCTGGCTGGCATGGGTCGACCCGCGGCGGGAGCTGTGGCGGGCGACGGGTGTGCTGCAACTGGCCAGCAGCGAGAGGGAGCAGTCGCGCCAGGCGCGCTTCCTGGCCAACCACCCCCTGCCCGAGAGCGTGGTACGGGGGCTGGATGCCGAGGCGGCCAGCGCCGTCGCCGGCGCCAGGATCGACTCACCGGCACTGGACTATCCCGACGCCGCCTGGGTCAGGCCCATGGAACTCTGCGTGCGCCTGGCCGAAACACCAGGCATTACCTTCCACCGTGGAGAGGTAGCGACACTGCGCCGCCAGGATGACGGCTGGATGCTGGAGATGCGCGACGGCGAGGCCATCGTGGCCGATCAGGTCATCATCGCCGGCGCCATGGAATCCGTGGCCTTCGCCCAGAGCGCCTCGCTGCCGCTGCAACCGGTTCGCGGCCAGCTCAGCCAGCTCAGGCTCCCCCCAGGCGCTCCCGAGCTGGGCCGCGTGGTCTGCGCCGGCGGCTATGTACCCCCGGCGGCAGACGGCATGCTCAACTTCGGCGCCACCTTCGGCCCCGGCGATAGCGACAGGACCCCACGGGATGCCGATCACCAGGCCAACGTGAAGGAGCTGGAACGCGGCCTGCCCCACTTCGTCGCCGCCCTGCGCGACGCCGGCGCCGACCTCTCCCCCGAGCAGCTCACCGCGCTGGTCGGCGTGCGGGCGGCCAGCCCCGACAAGACACCCTACTGTGGTCCGCTACCCGACGCCGACGCCTGGCGTGAAGACTACGCGGTACTCGCCAAGGACGCGTCGCGCATCCCCGAGAAGCCCGGACGCCACCATGCGGGCCTCTGGATCAGCACCGCCCACGGCTCACGCGGCATGGCCAGCGCCCCGCTGTGCGCCGAGCTGCTCGCCTCACGCATCTGCGACGAGCCGCTACCCCTGGAGCAGCCCTTGGTGGACCACCTGCATCCCGGGCGGCGGCTGATCCGCGACCTGATCAGAGGAAACTGA
- the ligA gene encoding NAD-dependent DNA ligase LigA: MPPPDLKIRKDIERLRTELDDANYRYYVLEEPRMTDAEYDRRLRCLQEIETEYPELVRPDSPTQRVGAPPAEGFREVQHAVPMLSLSNAFNEEELMAFAKRVSGSTSLEVENIPFCCEPKFDGVAVSLVYRKGLLEQGATRGDGRFGEDITSNLRTLRSIPLRLRGEGWPDLLEVRGEVVISHEGFEELNSHAREEGSRVFANPRNAASGSLRQLDPKVANTRPLELYSYQLVNRGSDNIGVSCHSEQMGMLRGWGFRVSRELQVVVGMSNVIDYCRKLGGKRDSLGYDIDGVVIKVDELRLQRDLGFVARAPRWAIAFKFPAQEETTRLNDVEFQVGRTGAITPVARLEPVTVAGVTVSNATLHNADEIKRLKIRKGDKVIVRRAGDVIPQIVGVAESAGGEEIVFPKSCPECGSHVERSVIYIRLKNKAVEKPGSIYRCVGRLVCPAQLKEALKHYVSRNALDVEGVGDKLIDRLVNEGRIKSPVDLYSIDEGYLASLEGYGTVSAKNIVSSINASKNAPLDRFLFALGISGVGFETARAIVRALGSLSRIRIAYPEVMRLIPDIGRTVAEGVYDFFSDEHNLSVLDGLIEQGVPEPVDYGLGRDFVKNTSMPAIISFMEIDGVGNKLANDVALVCPTLRDFFSAAESGVLTKEVKVSKKAMVGIKQKLSDDSVKNKFLNIENQLFEFGCHWTQHVRLEEEKELPFSGQVWVVTGVLPNMTRDEAAGYLEKYGAKVTKSVSKNTSYLLCGDGPGSKRDKADELGVTIVTEEEMVSMAAGGSNA, encoded by the coding sequence ATGCCACCACCCGACTTGAAGATCCGCAAAGACATCGAGCGCCTGCGCACCGAGCTCGACGATGCCAACTATCGCTACTATGTGCTTGAAGAGCCGCGCATGACTGACGCTGAATACGATCGTCGGCTGCGTTGCTTGCAGGAGATCGAGACTGAGTATCCTGAGCTAGTTAGACCGGACTCACCCACTCAGCGCGTGGGCGCTCCTCCCGCCGAAGGCTTCCGCGAGGTCCAGCATGCGGTCCCTATGTTGTCGCTTAGTAATGCCTTTAATGAGGAGGAGTTGATGGCATTCGCTAAGAGAGTTTCTGGAAGTACAAGCCTGGAAGTCGAAAATATTCCATTTTGTTGCGAGCCTAAGTTTGATGGTGTCGCAGTATCTTTGGTTTATAGGAAAGGGTTGTTGGAGCAGGGGGCAACTCGCGGCGATGGTCGGTTTGGTGAGGATATAACATCCAATTTACGTACTCTTCGCTCCATTCCATTAAGGTTGCGAGGAGAGGGATGGCCTGATCTATTAGAGGTTCGTGGTGAAGTCGTGATCAGTCATGAGGGTTTTGAAGAACTTAATTCACATGCTCGAGAGGAAGGCAGTAGGGTGTTTGCGAATCCTCGGAATGCTGCTTCTGGGAGCTTGAGACAACTTGATCCTAAAGTGGCTAATACTCGCCCCTTGGAACTTTATTCTTATCAGCTGGTTAACCGGGGGAGCGATAATATAGGTGTGTCATGTCATAGTGAACAGATGGGTATGCTTAGAGGTTGGGGGTTTAGGGTAAGTCGAGAGTTGCAAGTAGTTGTTGGGATGTCGAACGTTATTGATTACTGTCGAAAGCTCGGGGGAAAGCGTGACAGCCTCGGTTATGATATCGATGGTGTTGTTATCAAGGTCGATGAACTTCGGCTGCAACGTGACCTAGGCTTCGTTGCCCGTGCACCGCGCTGGGCCATCGCCTTCAAGTTTCCTGCTCAGGAAGAGACCACCCGACTTAATGACGTGGAGTTCCAGGTGGGCCGCACCGGCGCCATCACCCCAGTGGCACGCCTTGAACCGGTCACGGTGGCGGGTGTGACCGTCTCCAATGCCACCCTGCACAACGCGGACGAAATAAAGCGACTAAAAATTAGAAAAGGTGATAAGGTAATTGTTCGTCGTGCAGGAGATGTTATTCCACAGATTGTTGGAGTGGCTGAGTCAGCAGGAGGGGAAGAGATTGTCTTTCCTAAGTCGTGCCCTGAGTGTGGATCTCACGTAGAGCGGTCTGTTATTTATATTAGGCTGAAGAACAAAGCGGTTGAAAAGCCTGGAAGTATATATCGTTGTGTAGGTCGCCTCGTATGTCCTGCTCAGCTAAAAGAGGCTCTAAAGCACTATGTGTCAAGGAATGCGCTTGATGTAGAGGGTGTTGGTGATAAGCTGATTGACAGGCTTGTGAATGAAGGGAGAATTAAGAGTCCGGTAGATTTGTATTCCATTGATGAAGGTTATCTAGCCTCCCTCGAAGGCTATGGTACAGTTTCTGCGAAAAATATTGTTTCTTCGATCAATGCATCAAAAAATGCTCCTCTAGATCGGTTTTTGTTTGCGTTGGGGATTTCAGGTGTTGGCTTTGAGACAGCTAGAGCAATTGTGCGTGCTCTCGGCAGCCTCAGTAGGATACGAATCGCATACCCTGAAGTTATGAGGTTGATACCTGATATTGGTAGAACTGTCGCAGAAGGTGTTTATGATTTCTTCTCTGATGAGCATAACCTTTCTGTTCTGGATGGTTTGATTGAACAGGGGGTGCCTGAGCCTGTTGATTATGGTCTGGGTAGAGATTTTGTGAAAAACACTAGCATGCCGGCTATTATTTCTTTTATGGAAATTGACGGGGTTGGGAATAAGCTTGCTAATGATGTGGCACTTGTTTGTCCGACACTGAGAGATTTCTTTTCAGCAGCAGAAAGTGGTGTGCTAACTAAAGAGGTCAAGGTGTCAAAGAAGGCTATGGTTGGGATAAAACAAAAGCTCTCAGACGATAGCGTGAAAAATAAATTTTTAAATATTGAAAATCAGCTTTTCGAGTTTGGCTGCCATTGGACACAGCACGTCCGGCTTGAAGAGGAAAAAGAGCTTCCATTCTCAGGGCAAGTGTGGGTGGTTACGGGTGTCCTGCCGAATATGACTCGTGACGAAGCTGCAGGTTATCTTGAAAAGTATGGGGCAAAAGTCACGAAGAGTGTTTCTAAGAACACAAGCTACTTGTTATGCGGAGATGGCCCTGGGTCAAAGAGAGATAAAGCAGATGAATTGGGTGTAACCATCGTCACAGAGGAAGAAATGGTTTCAATGGCTGCCGGGGGAAGTAATGCATGA
- the smc gene encoding chromosome segregation protein SMC, whose translation MRLTSIRLVGFKSFVDPVTVPFDSNMTAIVGPNGCGKSNIIDAVRWVMGESSAKTLRGESMADVIFNGSTGRKPVGQAAIELRFDNRDGAMGGLYAQYAEIAVKRQVTRDGQSSYFFNGQKCRRRDIADLFLGTGLGPRSYAIIGQGMISRLIEARPDELRATLEEAAGISKYKERRRETENRMRRTQENLERLEDIREELGKQLERLRRQAEAARRYQQLKSDEHRVKGELALLRARALRATQGEEEGRVAGLETAVEREVLGLRQCETRLEEARADHDRLATELDAEQSRFFETTIAIARLEQDLEHGRSRDAQLARDLETARRELADLRRLGEDDGERLVGLDDRLATLVPEREALAERLEELEATLEEAEPEAEEADAAWEAFSEHWRATSREAERSQDRLRELESRLERLDADLARRRHQQQELPDLQELTAQRGELAERLAEIELEREALEDRRDALSRSREAARETVRSAEAGREDERQARSELAGELASLEALIEAGLADHDEALDTHLAKHGLAEAPRLGECLAVTPGWEEVVSWVLAPWLRARVVPLDGRLEALAASPGELGLVAASESVAPPDSLAARVAGAGAAGQWLAAVRCVESRDEAWSRRQELAPGESLITADGLWLGHGWARRRGSGDGPDALLVSRRRQAEVRERLDGVEARLAAHEASLAAAQEVAERADTDLEASRQVERDLDRRHQQLAVQDSGLASRLEHLQGRAAELNEELAGLAESREEARLAIDEVREQWQAAMVRLEEGAERRERLERERQAARERLAQLRGQQRPLAEQLQRMALEQERLAAERAGLAEQQGRAGEAHERLEGRLGELEEERELLREPQEESRERLEELLDRREREERSLNAVRARAAELVERLREDEQARQGHERALEGIRERLQESRMQVQALRLKAEGQDEQLRELGHDEQALGESLDPNATESAWQTRLEKLGERIRRLGAINLAAIEEYDQQAERRDYLEAQHAELSEALETLDRAIRRIDQETRSRFRDTFERVNTGLQALFPRVFGGGTAWLTLTGDDLLETGVAIMARPPGKKNSTIHLLSGGEKALTALSLVFAIFQLNPAPFCMLDEVDAPLDDANVGRYARLVKEMSESVQFIYITHNKIAMEAGERLMGVTMQEPGVSRLVAVDVEEAAALAEA comes from the coding sequence ATGCGCCTGACCTCGATACGCCTGGTAGGTTTCAAGTCCTTCGTCGATCCGGTGACGGTGCCCTTCGACAGCAACATGACCGCCATCGTCGGGCCCAACGGCTGCGGCAAGTCCAACATCATCGACGCCGTGCGCTGGGTGATGGGGGAGTCGTCGGCCAAGACCCTGCGCGGCGAGTCCATGGCCGACGTCATCTTCAACGGCTCCACCGGGCGCAAGCCGGTGGGGCAGGCCGCCATCGAGCTGCGCTTCGACAACCGCGACGGTGCCATGGGCGGGCTGTATGCCCAGTACGCCGAGATCGCGGTCAAGCGCCAGGTCACCCGGGACGGCCAATCCAGCTACTTCTTCAACGGCCAGAAGTGCCGCCGCCGTGATATCGCCGACCTTTTCCTGGGAACCGGGCTCGGCCCGCGCTCCTACGCCATCATCGGCCAGGGCATGATCTCGCGGCTGATCGAGGCGCGCCCCGACGAACTGCGTGCCACCCTCGAGGAGGCCGCGGGTATCTCCAAGTACAAGGAGCGGCGCCGCGAGACCGAGAACCGCATGCGGCGTACCCAGGAGAACCTGGAGCGCCTGGAGGATATTCGCGAGGAGCTCGGCAAGCAGCTCGAGCGACTGCGGCGCCAGGCGGAGGCGGCGCGCCGCTATCAGCAGCTCAAGAGCGATGAGCACCGCGTCAAGGGCGAGCTGGCCCTGCTGCGGGCCCGTGCACTGCGTGCCACTCAGGGTGAGGAGGAGGGGCGCGTCGCTGGGCTCGAGACCGCGGTGGAGCGCGAGGTGCTCGGGCTACGCCAGTGCGAGACCCGCCTGGAGGAGGCGCGCGCCGACCACGACCGCCTGGCCACCGAGCTCGATGCCGAGCAGTCGCGCTTCTTCGAGACCACCATCGCCATCGCCCGCCTGGAGCAGGACCTGGAGCATGGCCGCTCCCGCGATGCCCAACTGGCCCGGGATCTCGAGACGGCACGCCGCGAGCTCGCCGATCTCCGGCGTCTCGGCGAGGACGACGGGGAGCGCCTGGTCGGCCTCGATGATCGCCTGGCGACCCTGGTGCCCGAGCGCGAAGCGCTCGCCGAGCGTCTCGAGGAGTTGGAGGCCACCCTGGAAGAGGCCGAGCCCGAGGCGGAAGAGGCCGACGCCGCCTGGGAGGCGTTCAGCGAACACTGGCGCGCGACCAGCCGTGAAGCCGAGCGCAGCCAGGATCGCCTGCGCGAGCTGGAGTCGCGCCTGGAGCGGCTCGATGCCGATCTCGCCCGGCGCCGCCATCAGCAGCAGGAGTTGCCCGACCTGCAGGAGTTGACCGCGCAGCGCGGCGAGCTCGCCGAACGGCTGGCCGAGATCGAGCTCGAGCGCGAGGCTCTGGAGGATCGCCGGGATGCCCTTTCCCGGTCCCGGGAGGCGGCCCGAGAGACGGTCCGCAGCGCCGAGGCCGGTCGCGAGGACGAGCGCCAGGCACGCAGCGAACTGGCCGGGGAGCTGGCCTCGCTCGAGGCGTTGATCGAGGCGGGACTGGCCGACCACGATGAGGCCCTGGACACCCATCTCGCCAAGCACGGGCTCGCCGAGGCCCCGCGCCTCGGTGAATGCCTGGCGGTGACCCCCGGCTGGGAAGAGGTCGTCTCCTGGGTGCTGGCTCCCTGGCTGCGCGCGCGGGTGGTGCCCCTCGACGGTCGCCTCGAGGCCCTGGCGGCCTCGCCGGGGGAGCTGGGGTTGGTCGCGGCGAGCGAATCCGTAGCGCCCCCCGACAGCCTGGCCGCCCGGGTGGCGGGCGCCGGTGCCGCCGGCCAATGGCTGGCGGCGGTGCGCTGCGTGGAGAGTCGCGATGAGGCCTGGTCGCGTCGCCAGGAACTGGCGCCTGGCGAGAGCCTGATCACCGCCGATGGCCTGTGGCTGGGGCATGGCTGGGCGCGCCGGCGGGGCAGCGGCGACGGACCGGACGCGCTGCTGGTCAGCCGGCGTCGCCAGGCCGAGGTGCGCGAGCGGCTCGACGGCGTCGAGGCTCGCCTGGCTGCGCATGAGGCGAGCCTGGCCGCGGCCCAGGAGGTGGCGGAGCGTGCCGATACGGACCTCGAGGCGAGCCGGCAGGTCGAGCGCGACCTCGATCGTCGTCACCAGCAGCTCGCCGTTCAGGACAGCGGCCTGGCCAGCCGGCTGGAGCACCTGCAGGGGCGCGCCGCCGAGCTGAACGAGGAGCTTGCCGGCCTCGCTGAGTCTCGCGAGGAAGCGCGCCTGGCCATCGATGAGGTGCGCGAGCAGTGGCAAGCCGCCATGGTGCGCCTGGAGGAGGGCGCCGAGCGCCGTGAGCGCCTGGAGCGCGAGCGCCAGGCTGCCCGTGAACGGCTGGCCCAGCTGCGCGGCCAGCAGCGCCCGCTGGCGGAGCAGTTGCAGCGCATGGCCCTGGAGCAGGAGCGCCTGGCCGCCGAGCGGGCCGGCCTCGCCGAGCAGCAGGGGCGCGCCGGCGAGGCACACGAGCGCCTGGAGGGCCGTCTCGGGGAGCTCGAGGAGGAGCGCGAGCTGCTGCGTGAGCCGCAGGAGGAGAGCCGCGAGCGCCTCGAGGAGCTCCTCGACCGGCGCGAGCGCGAAGAGCGCAGCCTCAATGCGGTGCGTGCCCGGGCCGCGGAACTGGTCGAGCGACTGCGCGAGGACGAGCAGGCTCGCCAGGGTCACGAGCGTGCGCTGGAGGGCATCCGCGAGCGTCTGCAGGAGTCGCGCATGCAGGTCCAGGCGCTGCGTCTCAAGGCCGAGGGCCAGGATGAACAGCTGCGGGAGCTGGGCCACGACGAGCAGGCCCTGGGAGAGTCGCTCGACCCCAACGCCACCGAGTCGGCCTGGCAGACCCGCCTCGAGAAGCTCGGCGAGCGTATCCGCCGCCTGGGTGCCATCAACCTGGCGGCCATCGAGGAGTACGACCAACAGGCCGAGCGCCGTGACTACCTGGAGGCCCAGCACGCCGAGCTGAGCGAGGCGCTGGAGACACTCGATCGGGCGATTCGCCGCATCGACCAGGAAACCCGCAGTCGATTCCGGGACACCTTCGAGCGAGTCAATACGGGTCTGCAGGCACTTTTTCCGCGAGTCTTCGGTGGTGGAACCGCGTGGTTGACGCTGACCGGCGACGATTTGCTGGAGACCGGGGTCGCCATCATGGCGCGACCGCCGGGCAAGAAGAACAGCACCATTCATCTGCTGTCGGGGGGCGAAAAGGCGCTGACAGCCCTGTCGCTGGTATTCGCCATCTTCCAGCTCAACCCGGCACCCTTCTGCATGCTCGACGAGGTGGACGCTCCTCTGGATGATGCCAATGTGGGACGCTACGCCAGGCTGGTGAAGGAGATGTCCGAGAGCGTTCAGTTCATCTACATCACCCACAACAAGATCGCCATGGAAGCGGGCGAGAGGTTGATGGGGGTGACGATGCAGGAGCCGGGTGTCTCGCGGCTGGTGGCGGTGGATGTCGAAGAGGCCGCGGCACTCGCCGAGGCCTGA
- a CDS encoding YciI family protein, whose amino-acid sequence MLYAIISEDVNNSLERRLAARPDHLARLEALRDEGRLVLAGPHPAIDSEDPGEAGFSGSLVVAEFDSLKAAQAWAEADPYMIAGVYAGATVKPFKKALP is encoded by the coding sequence ATGCTCTACGCCATCATCAGCGAGGATGTGAACAACAGCCTGGAACGCCGCCTGGCCGCCCGCCCCGACCACCTGGCACGCCTCGAGGCGCTACGCGACGAGGGGCGCCTGGTACTCGCCGGCCCCCACCCGGCGATCGACAGCGAGGACCCGGGCGAGGCTGGCTTTTCCGGTAGCCTGGTAGTCGCAGAATTCGACAGCCTCAAGGCGGCCCAGGCCTGGGCAGAGGCCGACCCCTACATGATCGCCGGCGTCTACGCCGGGGCCACGGTGAAGCCCTTCAAGAAGGCCCTCCCCTGA